From the genome of Methylocystis bryophila, one region includes:
- a CDS encoding DsbA family protein yields MITRRFALAFAGAWLATTAAAQQEPHAFPIRADDGEAVVNSKIPPGVDPTKVPGIVWKGPADAKVSLIEYFDYNCGYCREAVGDLDALVANDPAVRLGLVDYAVLSPDSAEAAKVHQAVLALAGPDVAYDFHRRLFSRRGHANGAAALAVARELGLDSKKVEEMANSATVHDALVRQARLAQQLRLEATPSFVVDHVAILGWPGTNSIKRVVAEVKKCGTAVCR; encoded by the coding sequence ATGATCACCAGAAGATTCGCTCTCGCCTTCGCCGGCGCGTGGCTCGCGACGACAGCCGCCGCTCAACAGGAGCCGCACGCTTTTCCGATACGCGCTGACGACGGCGAGGCGGTCGTCAACTCCAAGATTCCCCCGGGAGTGGATCCCACGAAGGTTCCTGGTATCGTCTGGAAAGGCCCTGCAGACGCCAAGGTCTCGCTGATCGAGTATTTCGACTACAACTGTGGCTATTGTCGCGAGGCCGTCGGGGATCTCGACGCGCTGGTCGCAAACGATCCCGCCGTCCGCTTGGGCCTTGTCGATTACGCGGTGCTGTCGCCGGATTCTGCTGAGGCCGCCAAAGTCCATCAGGCGGTGCTGGCGCTGGCCGGACCCGACGTCGCCTATGACTTCCATAGGCGCTTGTTTAGTCGCCGCGGACACGCGAATGGAGCCGCGGCGCTCGCGGTCGCGCGGGAACTCGGCCTCGACTCCAAGAAGGTCGAGGAAATGGCCAACAGCGCCACCGTGCACGATGCGCTCGTCCGTCAGGCGCGCTTGGCGCAACAGCTTCGGCTGGAGGCAACGCCTTCTTTTGTCGTGGATCACGTCGCCATTCTCGGCTGGCCCGGCACGAACTCCATCAAGCGCGTGGTTGCGGAGGTCAAGAAGTGCGGGACGGCGGTCTGCCGATGA
- a CDS encoding class I SAM-dependent methyltransferase, giving the protein MSAFPQSQRQAEQRPGDDYNVETAYARWAPMYDFIFAKWLEPGRRAAAAAASGTDGPILDVGVGTGLELPLFSPAASVVGVDLSEPMLHLAKRRVRRKRLAQVEGLACMDACRLGFKDSSFGCAALMYVLSVTPEPAAILNEVARVVRPGGEIISIGRISPELPALAALEIWVGRRFGSQIGWRPHFPWKVFDDWLKSRADMRLVERRRIAPLGLFTLVRIQRIP; this is encoded by the coding sequence ATGAGCGCGTTTCCGCAGTCTCAACGCCAAGCTGAGCAGCGGCCGGGCGACGATTACAACGTCGAGACCGCCTATGCTCGATGGGCGCCCATGTACGACTTTATTTTCGCAAAATGGCTGGAGCCGGGCCGCCGCGCCGCCGCCGCCGCCGCTTCGGGAACTGACGGCCCCATTCTCGACGTGGGCGTCGGAACAGGCCTGGAGCTGCCCCTCTTCTCGCCCGCAGCCAGCGTGGTCGGCGTCGACTTGTCGGAGCCCATGCTCCATCTCGCAAAACGTCGGGTCCGCCGGAAACGGCTTGCGCAGGTTGAAGGACTGGCCTGCATGGACGCCTGCCGGCTCGGCTTCAAGGACTCGAGTTTTGGCTGCGCGGCGCTGATGTATGTCCTCAGCGTGACGCCGGAGCCCGCGGCGATCCTGAACGAAGTCGCGCGCGTGGTGAGGCCGGGCGGCGAAATTATTTCGATCGGCCGCATCAGCCCCGAGCTTCCGGCTCTCGCCGCCTTGGAAATATGGGTGGGAAGGCGCTTTGGTTCGCAGATCGGTTGGCGCCCGCATTTCCCCTGGAAAGTCTTCGACGATTGGCTAAAGAGCCGCGCGGATATGCGGCTCGTCGAGCGACGCCGAATTGCGCCGTTAGGGCTTTTCACGCTCGTGCGCATCCAACGCATTCCGTAA